The window CAATTAATCAATGAATTGCGATATCTCGTTAGATATTAATTTCTGTGTATTACTACAGTGAATCTCAACTGTGCCACAATGTGCCGTCAGAGATTATCAGCCGTGCCACAGAATATCACCCGGTTTGTCTTCATTGATCTGAAAATTATTCaagccaaaaaaatgtattattgtaattttattcatgAATGTATCGCAACagcaggcagaacaattaaagtAGTGAACGTGCTTTCACTAGATTGCAAAAGGTCAAATTAAGCCCACTTTCAgttcagtgtaaaaaaatggCCTCATCGTTGGAAACATCGGTTTGACATACCAACAGGTCTTGGTGATATTATACACCTTATATGTAATTAAAATAACCTACATGATGTCATCTGGATATAGGCAGATTTTAGAAGATATCTCATGCGGTAATTGCTCTGACTTCCATGTTCAGCAGTAACTAGTGTGGTCATTATATATTTGTAAcagaatactgtactgtactgtacaccaAACCAAACAAGAGCCTCTGGAAAGCTCTTGAAAgagcagggtttaaaaaaaaaaaagatgacattttcaatcctGTAAGGTCATTTGTTATAACGTTGCCATGCAATAAAACACcaccacattttacatttaaggTTTATTCGTCGTCAAGCAGGGCTTTTCTTCAAGTATATTTTGTGACAAATTGTCTATCACCAATGTATTGACATATCTGTAAAATCCAGACACAAATATATTTACTGCCctagctcacttttttttccccctagtgATCTCCATTTGCAGGGTGACTGAGCTAATTGAGGTTTGTTTGCAATGTGCAACACATGCAATCctgattttaaaataatgaaatgaataaaatgtttgcaaacTGTCATTTAGCTGCAAATCACAATGGTATCGGGTACATTCATAATTTACCACCTCTTGCCAGTAAACATGAAAGTGCAATAAGTGCTGAAGACCTCGTGTTTTTTCCACATACAATATTTGTGACGCAATATATTTGAAGTTttccgcaacacttgtgaggataagcagctctggcaatgaatggatggatgtttgttcaAATGTATTCAATTCAGTGCAAAATAATTCATGTGTAAAGTTTACCTCATAATAACACTTTGATCTTATAACTTAATATACATTCTTTTAActattatttgtattaaatgATGAATTACAGTGcatagtaaataaaaaaagttgaataatCTTTGGTTGCCATTGCCTCATAAACCGGTGTCACGGAAACAACATGTCAATATCTGGAATCCGCCCAACCCCGTTCAAGACCATCCTGTCTTCGTACACCGAGACAGTTCCGAAGGCGTCGCTGTCTGGTGGCGTTTCGATGACACCTTTCAGCGTAAGGTGGTGAACCCCCGTGCTTTTATCCAAACAATATCCACCATCATGGTCATGTCCGGCGATGAAACACACCACACTACTGTGGGACTGAATTATGGACAGAAGCTTGTCGAAGTTCCACGCCAGGCAAGTGGGCGTTGTGGAGAACGGATGGACTGGGAGGTGACCTGAAAAGTAAACCAGGACCATAAGCTGATATAAAGATATTGAAATTTATAGATATtgaaaagtttaattttgggaAAGAACTGAATTGATATGCAGTGTCAATTCTCACTGATTtttaatgtagaaaaaaaatgtggcacagACTCCACATTGTCACAATTTctgtccttaaaaaaaacagtaatcaAATGTAACTAGCATTAAAAATTTGGCCAAACTTTACTCTCTCAGctggttccaaaaaaaaaaaatccaagtttcACAATCAATGAAATTTCATTAGTTTCACAACAAATacacaattctctctctcaaGTGGATGCGGACCTTTGACCTATATTCTTTGAAGTTGCGCAAATGGTTCGATTTGTCATCAGATTCATCATGCTCATTATTTGAAAAACACTAATAGTTTCTAGATTACATACAGATGATTAAGAATTgacttttgtcttgtttttttgatGGCTCTGCCTCTAAAAACCACTGAATGATGAGTCACAAGGCCCACTGGATAACTGTGGGCTGACATTTGTCTCAAAATGAGAaatgatttacaaataaagCTGCTATATCCAAATTTTTCAGGTTCACAAAGACAGCCATCATTTACACCTATTTTTCAAATGCACAAACACATTCATGATCTACAAGTTTTTCACATCCGCATTCATAactgcaattcatttttttcatggcatGTGTGCATTGATCATGACTTAACATTTGTAAATATCAAATTCTGTGTGTGAAATGTTGAAGAGTGCGCTAGTGGCTCAGAAGGCACGCACATTTATTTTGGAGACAACCCAACCCAACCCAAACGCAGTTTTGAAGATATTCAAACACACAAGTTGAGTCCTTCTGTCTGCTCCCCGGCAGTGCTGTGCTCTTCTTTGATGTTTACCACGTCATTTTTCAGCAAGTCAAAATTGCAGATATATTcgtgtaaataatgttgagacAAATTTCTCCCCATAGATATCGTCGTGGTACTTTCCAGTCACGGTGTCCGGGCGGATTTTAGCATAACACTCGAAAGATTTGCTTGAGGTGTTTCTCATAATGCACTGGTGTAGCTAACATTAGTATATCACGTTATGACTGTGATAAAATGGATCGTTGTGTTGTTTTGTATAGTTACTTTCTTTTAGTGTTTTAAAGTAAAGTCCACTCTTTTGGGGGCAATTTTCTGTCACTTCACTTTACTCTGAAGCAGTGAAAAGTACCACTTACTGACAATGGTGACTTTCTCTCGTTTCTTGTCAGCTGAGGACAGAACAGAATCGAGCCAGTCCAGCTGGGCTTGACTGAAACCACCATTGAACTTTGTGAACCGCTGTTCAAGCTCGTCATATAACCCTGGGAGAAATatcaaaaaagtatttcaaaacGTATGAAAAACACTCAAGCCTTTGTATCACAAAATTAATGTATGTAACGTAAAATTAACAAATGTTCATTCATGAACGCAGAGTCCAAATGCGGGGACAAGAGCATAATGTAGCTATAACCACTGGTTAATGATTGACAGGACAGGATGGGAACTCATCCACAGCAGTGATTATATGACAACTGACTTTATACACATAGAATTTTACTGAACACAATCAAGTTACCGAAAACAGATTTTACatacacccatccattatctgagacacttatcctcacaagggtcacagcagtggaggagcctatcccagctttcttcaggCATGAGGCCTGAagaaaccctgaactggctaCAAGCCAATCACacatagtgtgtgtgtttgtacatacaatagttgaagccagaagtttattCAGTGTGCAAAAACAGAttccattttttgtctcactgtctgaagtcaaataacGGGTCAGTTAGATcacccaaattattattattattttttttaaatgccacaagaaaaggaacatttatttgagagttttatattattttcttcgaagtcaaaagtttacatccaCAAAAAGTACTCTTTGAAGAAcacagggaagcccagatgatgagggcATGGATTTGGAAGCTCCTGGTAGGTTACCAGACAGCATGTGAGTTAATTCACGGCACATCTGGGGATGTATTCAAAATCCTGTTAGGATAATTAGAAATATAGTTACCATATATTTGCTGTGCTACAAAGTAATTGTTTTGCTACAATGAAGAAAGATTTACTATAGAGCTTTATTCAGCAATTCAACAGGAAACAGATCTGCACTCAAAAGAGGACGTTGCTGCTTGCAGAAGACCAGACAGAGACAGACTGATGGAGGGCACCTGGAGGATGATTTTGAAATGACTTTTGCTATACTTAATAATTCTAAAACGCTtatgaatgttattttatttacttgtcTGACGTATGCTGTCCTTCCccatttttggggatgttgtaATTGTGAAGGCAAATAAAATTAAGGGGCTGGGGAGAACTGCTCCAGAGTGTGGTGGAGAATTGACAcctctgtggatattgcgcaatccgcgtcactgaccaatcagaggccagagatctgcataaatcaaagcccgtttttgctccattttctcagacaacattgcattgtccagtataggtttagttagcgttttatcgcgtatttgggttatttaacaaaaaatatggttaagaggtgtagtcacggactttgtaatagtgacgacaggtatcctgaaaggctagttggtggagtttgattcgtacccttttcaaaaccgaagacccagtacgaaaaatgccttcgatggatcaaactttgtggaagaccgcatcatcaactgaatccatctaatatcaaccggaacagatatgtttgcatgaaggtatgccctatatttgattttcaatacatgtcttgtataaatgaattcgaagttcttcgctagcataacactgctgcgtgttgacgattgacacacttatttttgttgagcgatatttagcgatgatcggactgcacaaacgtattgatttcttgctggctcgcgaccgaagcttaaacagactgtgtttgcacaaagatatgccctaaatttgatttttaatacacgtctcgtataaatgaatgagacgttctccgctagcataacaccgctacgtgtgaacgattgacacactcattctttgttgagcgatatttagcgatgatcggactgcacaaacatattgatttcttgctggctcgcgaccgaagcttaaccagacagtgtttgcacgaagatatgccctaaatttgatttttaatacacgtctcgtataaatgaatgagacgttctctgctagcataacaccgctacgtgtgaatgattgaatgaaatcagaagcatggcgtctctctcagttaagaatgtattgtatttagaatctataatatatcgttgatttgaatgaaatcagaagcatggagtctgtctcagttcagaatgtattgtattgtatttgccatttttactgtttgtcttacgtcatcGCACGTGCCGTGACGTCAcctcaggaggcgtggttaagtgccctgtacggaggggtcaattgtgggGTGCAGTTCTCTTCTGTTCTCCTTGCATGCAAGCAAACTGGTAGTGAGTGTCTTCTCCTTATTTTAAACGACTTTAACTAAATGTCACCCCGATTGAACCTGACAAATCCACACTGTGGTGTTATTAAATAAAAGATGTGAGTCCCTTGTGTCTTTCAATGTGCGtgatctttatttttctttatgccCGCCAACTCCCCAATTTACTTCCTTACTCTCGCGCCCTGGTGACGTCAACACTATCAAACCACACACGCCTCAAAAACTCTGCTTCCTCGTTTGAAATGataagaaaatcaaaagaaattggccaGGAAATCAAAGAAAGAATCGTGGAGCTCCAGAAGTCTGGGTCATCTTTCGATGCactttccagatgcttgaaggtgccatgtTCATCTGATCAATTATCCaccttctaccacttttccatccaaacaaataaccattAGCACTCAacatgttttctatttttttttggggggggggggttaaaaccTTTGTCTTTTATTGATGAGCACTTTGGCCTATTgcgttactgtatttttttcgcTATTATGGTAGTACTATTTGCGAACTACATATTCGTTTGGTTCACcaggtttgaaaaccactggtctactgtgtgcgtgtgtgtggttaCCTGGGGGGGAGTTGAGATCCGCGTTGTCGTTGTGCCGTTTGATCCAAGTGAAAGCAGTGCGGTACTGCAGACTGCCTTCGTCTACGCCAAGCAGGCTCACATCGTAAGCGTCCACCACGACAAACGTAAACCCGGTGCAGGGACTGAAGCTGTAGGCGTATATATCACCACCTGCCCGGGTGCCACTGGGGCTAGCATCGGCAAGAAAGGAGCTGTTCAGCTTGGAATTCAACAGCTCGCTTCTACTGAAGTTGTAGAACTCATGGTTGCCCCACACGTGGTGGACATCAATGGGGCTGAGGCTGAACTCTTCCAAGACCTGCTCCAGTGCTCGACTAGAGGCACCGGGAGCCTTGTTAAAGCCGTCAATGATGTCTCCAAGCTGGATGATGAATTTTGGACGGGCGGCCGCGTGAGACCAGCTCTCCCTGGCTTTTCTCAGAAGCCCAAGACTGTTTCGGTAGTATCGCCTTCTTGTCTGGGTGAAATTGAGCCCGTCGTCCATGTCAGCGTACTGGACGTCTGCTATCACACCGAATGTAAACAGTGGAGCTCGCTGACAACTGTCATCCATCGCCGGTCTTCTCTCGACTGTGAGGAGTGGAGCCGGTGTGTTTGTAGAAGTGAGAGGAGATAACGGTGCAGACGTAATCCCTCACGTGTCACTGACAGCGAGGTTcatcattgttgtcatttttctcaTACGTCACTTCCGAAGACTCTCAGGACGGTGGACGTGTGCCGTATTTATTTCCGGTTTCTTCTTTCAAAACAGTTTCAGTCGACGAGAGGTAAACGAGAGTAAAAGCTAAAATACGCACGGGTTGGAGAGTAATATGGGAACATGCGCTCTACGTGGTTCGTTGACTTCCCTCTGCGAAGATAAGTATTCCTTAACGGGCTCTGCGTTccttcaaacaaaagtacagCAACGGCTTTACACATGCATTCTTTTGATGGACAAACAGGGGGCGACAGGATTCTACTTAGGAAAACAGCTGCTTTCTACAGCCTGTTAAATTTTAATACCTGTAGTAGCAAATATAATAACACATATTCCGTCAACCATTTATGACCATGGCGCAATTAAGGGTGTAGAGTACTACATTAAATGACACACGTTTAgagtaaatacaaataaataaataaatgatatggTGGAATAGATACTCATGCATGCACAACATAAAATACAGTTATGTTGAAGCACACCTCGATGACATTGTGCAGgtgtttaattgtttttttctttcaggtttCTTGCAGGTTGTTGGGAAGGTACCATCATACTATCGAGAACTACATGGCAAGCTTGATGAAGGTGTCAAAGAAGGTCAATAGGAGCTTGTTGCTGACAGAAGTAGTTCAGCTTCCTCAGGAAATTCATCCTTTGGTGTCACCGCCTCAGGTAGTTGGGAGAGAAACTGGTCATTAAAGGTGGTCCCCAGGTATTTGTATTCTGTCACAAACTCAACTTGTGACCAGTGGATAATGATGGAGGCATGGAGATATAAGGTACAGCCAATTCCTTGGTCTGATGTTTGGTACCAGCAGGTAGGTGTTACACACCTCAAACTCCTGCAGAGCAGGTCCATGGTGCAGAGTAGTGCCGGACAGGATAACTATGTTGTCGACAAACTTACAACATTTGGAAAGTGTGTTGCCATGCTCATTGGTGTGGATGAAGATCAGTGGTGtgtcaggggtgtggccaggcTACTGCCCTGTGCGTGGATGGGGTGGGGGCACTAATGTCGGGGCAGCACACCACTGTCGAGTTTAATGGTAAGATGCTCCTCTTGGGGATTGGGTGTTTCCATAGCTTGGGGACAGTAAGTGCTTATGGAGGTCTGGTAGACATTCTAGAAAAACAATCATAGTCTAAGTAGGAGTTATTTTCAATGGTGTTGAAATTGTTCCCATAGAACTGAATGAGTTCAAATTTGGGGAGGGAGGGCACTGCAGTCTCTAACTTGGAAAAATTAATGGCCTTAGATCCATAACATGTTGAAATTCTTATTATTACCCATCTATCAGTTTTCTAGACCTCCTGTTCTGGTTTGTGTCACcggaagctggagcctatccaaatacattttatgcaaatGACAGCCTGGACTGTTCGCCACTCAAGGGTTattatccatccagtttctgagctgcttatcctcacaagggtcgtgagagtgctggaccctatcccagcgatcttcaggcaggaggcggggtacaccctggctggcaactagtttaaTCACAGGACGCACAGAAACAAATAACGattgacactcacaatcacacctaagggcaatttagagcctccaattaatgcatgtttttgggatatgggaggaaaccagagtgcccagaaaaagccacgcaggcacggggagaacatacaaactccacacaggcaatttGAATCCCAgccatcagaactgtgaggcaaacgctctaaccaaacacttcgccgggttattattatttttgtggtgGTGGTATTAACTTATAAACATGTTATTAATCCCAGATGGGCAAAAATTCCCTTGACAAAATTTAGTCAGAAAGGTAATGATGTGCAATGACCTCATGGGCTTAGGAGAATCGGGCTTGCTAAACATCCAGTTAAATCCAGCTCAAGTTTCAACTGGAAGGGGAGgtaacatccatctatcaatccattcatccattttcgtctccgctcatcctcacaagggtcacgggagtgctgggcactatcccagctatcaacgggcaggatgcaaggtacaccctgaactggttgcctgccaatcgcttggcacatagagacagacaacaatcacactcacaatcacaccgcggggcaatttagagtgtccaataaatgttgcatgtttttgggatgtgggaggaaaccagagtgcctgtagaaaacccatgcaggcacgatgataacatgcaaattccaaacgGGCGGGGCCAGAaatgaacccgggtcctcataactgtgaggccaacactttac of the Syngnathoides biaculeatus isolate LvHL_M chromosome 22, ASM1980259v1, whole genome shotgun sequence genome contains:
- the adprm gene encoding manganese-dependent ADP-ribose/CDP-alcohol diphosphatase, whose amino-acid sequence is MDDSCQRAPLFTFGVIADVQYADMDDGLNFTQTRRRYYRNSLGLLRKARESWSHAAARPKFIIQLGDIIDGFNKAPGASSRALEQVLEEFSLSPIDVHHVWGNHEFYNFSRSELLNSKLNSSFLADASPSGTRAGGDIYAYSFSPCTGFTFVVVDAYDVSLLGVDEGSLQYRTAFTWIKRHNDNADLNSPPGLYDELEQRFTKFNGGFSQAQLDWLDSVLSSADKKREKVTIVSHLPVHPFSTTPTCLAWNFDKLLSIIQSHSSVVCFIAGHDHDGGYCLDKSTGVHHLTLKGVIETPPDSDAFGTVSVYEDRMVLNGVGRIPDIDMLFP